The following proteins are co-located in the Bubalus bubalis isolate 160015118507 breed Murrah chromosome 23, NDDB_SH_1, whole genome shotgun sequence genome:
- the LOC102416619 gene encoding cytochrome P450 2E1 produces MGASSKVGRSPKGTMAALGITVALLVWMATLLLISIWKHIYSSWKLPPGPFPLPIIGNLLQLDIKNIPKSFTRLAERYGPLFTLYLGSRRVVVVHGYKPVKEVLLDYKNEFSGRGENLGFQVHKNNGVIFNNGPTWRDTRRFSLTTLRDLGMGKQGNEQRIQREAHFLLDVLRKTKGQPFDPTFVIGFAPYNVISDILFHKRFDYKDETGLRLMSLLNENFYLLSTPWIQLYNNFPDYLQYLPGSHRKLLKNVSEVKSYALERVKDHQKSLEPSCPRGFLDTMLIEMAKEKHSADPVYTLENIAVTVADLLFAGTETTSTTLRYGLLILMKYPEVEEKLHEEIDRVIGPSRIPAIKDRLDMPYLDAVVHEIQRFIDLIPSNLPHEATQDTVFRGYVIPKGTVIIPTLDSVLYDRQEFPEPEKFKPEHFLNENGKFKYSDHFKAFSAGKRVCVGEGLARMELFLLLAAILQHFNLKSLVDPKDIDLSPIAMGFGKIPPRYKLCLIPRSKV; encoded by the exons ATGGGAGCATCCTCAAAAGTCGGCAGATCCCCCAAGGGCACCATGGCTGCCCTGGGCATCACGGTCGCCCTGCTGGTGTGGATGGCCACCCTGCTGCTCATCTCCATCTGGAAGCACATCTACAGCAGCTGGAAACTGCCCCCTGGCCCTTTCCCACTGCCCATCATCGGGAATCTTTTACAACTGGATATTAAGAACATTCCCAAATCCTTCACCAGG CTGGCAGAGAGGTACGGGCCGCTGTTCACCCTGTACCTGGGCTCTCGGCGTGTCGTGGTTGTGCATGGCTACAAGCCCGTGAAGGAGGTCCTGCTTGACTACAAGAACGAGTTTTCTGGCAGAGGAGAAAACCTTGGGTTCCAGGTGCACAAGAACAACG GGGTCATTTTCAACAATGGACCAACCTGGCGGGACACCCGACGGTTCTCGTTGACCACCCTCCGTGACTTAGGGATGGGAAAACAGGGCAATGAGCAGCGGATCCAGAGGGAGGCCCACTTCCTGCTGGACGTGCTCAGGAAGACCAAGG GCCAGCCCTTTGACCCCACGTTTGTCATCGGCTTCGCGCCTTACAATGTCATCTCTGACATCCTCTTCCACAAACGCTTTGACTATAAAGACGAGACGGGCCTGAGGCTGATGAGTCTGCTCAACGAGAACTTCTACCTGCTCAGCACCCCCTGGATCCAG CTTTATAATAATTTCCCAGACTACCTACAGTACCTGCCTGGAAGCCATAGAAAGCTACTGAAAAATGTGTCTGAAGTAAAAAGTTATGCTTTAGAAAGAGTGAAGGATCACCAGAAGTCCCTGGAGCCCAGCTGCCCCCGAGGCTTCTTAGACACCATGCTGATAGAAATGGCCAAG GAAAAACACAGTGCGGACCCTGTGTACACCTTGGAAAACATCGCTGTGACTGTGGCTGACCTGCTCTTTGCAGGGACAGAGACCACCAGCACCACCCTGCGATACGGGCTCCTGATTCTCATGAAATACCCGGAGGTTGAAG AGAAACTTCATGAAGAAATTGACAGGGTGATTGGGCCAAGCCGAATCCCTGCCATCAAGGACAGGCTGGACATGCCCTACCTGGATGCTGTGGTACATGAGATTCAGCGATTCATCGACCTTATTCCCTCCAATCTGCCCCACGAAGCAACCCAGGACACAGTGTTCAGAGGATATGTCATCCCCAAG GGCACAGTCATAATTCCGACGCTGGACTCTGTCTTGTATGATAGGCAAGAGTTTCCCGAACCAGAGAAGTTTAAACCAGAGCACTTtctgaatgaaaatggaaagttcAAGTACAGTGACCATTTTAAGGCGTTTTCTGCAG GAAAGCGggtgtgtgttggagaaggcctGGCTCGTATGGAACTGTTCCTGCTCTTGGCCGCCATCCTGCAGCACTTTAACTTGAAGTCACTTGTTGACCCCAAGGATATCGACCTCAGCCCCATTGCAATGGGGTTTGGCAAGATCCCGCCCCGTTACAAACTCTGTCTCATTCCCCGCTCAAAAGTGTGA